The stretch of DNA TGTTCGACTCGACGGCGAGCCAACTGAACGCCGACGGCGAGCCGCTGACCGACGACTCGCTGGTGGCGGTCTGGGCAGCCGAGACGGCGACCAACGTCGACGAGGACGGCAACGGCGACGCCGTGGTCTACCCCGACGACGGCGACATCCCGCTGGTCAGCAGCGACGGCGGCGTGGTCGGCTTCGGCGCGCCGATCGTCGACAACGGCTCGGCGTTCGGCTTCGGCAACGAGGAGTTCGTGCTGAACGTCCTCGACGCCGAGGCCGACGGGTCGGCGGTGGCGTTCGACGACGGCCACGGACAGTTCTACGACAGCGGCAGCTTCTCCCAGTTCAGTAGCTACGCCGAGGACAACGGGTACGAGGTCGACGCGACGGCGGACCTCGCGGGGGCGCTCCCCGACGCCGACGCGGCGATCGTCACCTCGCCCTCGGTCGCGTTCACGGACGATGAACTCGACGCGCTCGCGACGTTCGTCGACGATGGCGGCGCGCTGCTGCTGTTCGATCAGTCCGACTTCAGCAACTACGATGCGACGGACAACCTCAACGAGATCGCGTCGGCGCTCGATCTGGGCTTCCGGTTCAACGACGATCAGGTGATCGACGAGGAGAACAACGACGGCATCGGGTTCGTCCCGACGACCGACCGATTCAACGCCGACGCGTTCGACTACTTCGCCGACCGACCGGGGATCGCCCCGCCGGAGCTGGAGAAGGGCCAGCAGTACGAGGTGGACGTGATCGACGTGGCCGACGGCGACACCGCCGACGTGCGGTTCCCCAACGGCTGGGTCGATACGGTCCGGATCCTCGGGATCGATACGCCCGAGACGGGCGAGACGGACGAGAACCTCGCCGAGTGGGAGGGGCTGAGCGACGAGGCGTACCTCAAGGCTCGGGGCGACGCCGCGAGCGCGTTCGCGTGGGAGAAACTCGGCGACGAGACCGTCTCGATCCGCTTCGACGACGAGGAGCCGCTACGGGGCGACTTCGGCCGGCTCCTCGCGTACGTCGACGTGGACCAAGACGGCGACGGGAGCTACGAGTACCCCTACAACCGCGCCGCGGTCCGCGAGGGGTACGCTCGGGTCTACGACTCCGGCTTCGGCCAGCACGACAGCTTTCTGCAGGAGGAGTTCGCCGCCCGCGACGAGGGGCTGCGCCTCTGGGCGGAGAGCCACCCCGACGCCTCGGAGACGATCCGCAACGGCGAGGTGACGCAGTTGTTCGCGCCGTACGCCGCCAGCGTTCGGACGGCCGACGGGGCGATCGACTCGAAGCGCGTGCCCGTCGCGGCGTCGTCGACCGCGACCCAGCAGGACGCCGACCTGACGTACGACGGCGACGTGCCGCTCGTAGGGATCGACCAGCACGCCCGCGTCGCGATGGCGGGGTCGGCGCTCGTCGACGAGCAGTTCGAGGACGAGGAGTACCCCGACGTGAGCGAGTACGGCAACTACGCGTTCCTCACCAGCCTGCTCGATCGGCTCGCCGACCGCGAGGGCGACGTGCTGATCGACGGCGGCCACGGGCAGTTCGGGGCCGACCGCTCGATCGGCGCGGAGGACGCCGCCGACTACCTGCGCTACCTCGAAGGCGTCGACCTCGGCTTCGAGCAGGTGAACGACCTCACCGGCGGCCTGCTGGAACGTGGCCGCGCGATCCTGATCTCCGCACCCGCAGAGCCGTTCGCCGACGAGGAGATTACTGCGCTGCAGGAGTTCGTCGCCGACGGCGGCGGCGTCGTCCTGCTGGGCGGCGACGTGCCCGCCGAGCACCGCGAGAACCTCGACGCCGTCGCCGAGGGGCTGGCGACGGATCTCCGGCTCGGCAGCGGCTACGTCGTCGACGAGGAGTCGAACCTCGCTGACGACGCCACTCTCCCGACTACGGCGAACTTCGACGACTGGTACCGCCTGTTCGGCGGCTACGACGCCGACACGAACTACAAAGGCCCGCGCGCCGGCCCCGGCGTGCCGGGCAAGAGCGGTAAGGGGCCCGGGAAGGGCAAAGGCAACGGGAAGAGCAAGGGCCACGGCGACTGATCGATTCACCTTTTTTGCTGCCGACCGGGCGTGTCGCTCGGTTCGGTGACGGACGCGGCCACGGAACAGGCCTCGACCACGGATGAGGGGCGAACCGCCGGCCGGCGGGATGTGCCAAGAGGGAAGTATCAGCAGTCCTCTTCGATGAGCATGCACGACTGGCTGGCCCACCGGGCGCGGAGCACGCCCGACCGGGAGGCCCTCGTCAACGCGAGTTCGGGCAACGCGTGGACGTACGCGACGCTCGACGAGACCGTCGAGGAGATGGCGGGGCGGCTCGCCGCGCTGGGGGTCGCCGAGGGGGACCACCTCGCGGCGGCGATGGAGACCGGCGTCGAGGAGGTCTGCCTGATCCACGCCGCGATGCGGCTCGGCGCGGTGCTGGTGCCGCTCCCACCGGAGTTCACGCCGCCGGAGCTGGCCGAGCGTTTCGACCGCGCCGACGTGGATGCGGTCGTCTGTGACGCCGACACGGAGTCGCAGGTCCGCGGCGCCGTCGAGGGCGCGGAGCCATGGCTCCCCGTGTTCACCATCGACGAGGCCGAGTGGAACGACGCGACGCCGCTCTCGGACGCCGAGCCCGGGGCGTTCACCCCGTCGACGTGGGAGCGCGAGAACACCCAACTGCTGCTGTTCACGTCGGGGACGACCGGCGAGGCCAAGGCGGTGCAGCTGACGACGGGGAACCTCCTGTCGAGCGCCACCGCCAGCGCGTTCCGGCTGGGGATCGACCCCACGGACCGCTGGCTCGTCCCGCTTTCGCTGCACCACATGGGCGGGATCGCCCCCGTCCTCCGATCGACGCTGTACGGGACGACGGTGATCGTCCGGGAGTCGTTCGACCCGGGCGGCACCGTCGACGACCTGCGCGAGTACGACGCCACCTGTATCTCGCTGGTGCCGACGATGCTGCGCCGGATGCTCGAGTCGCGCGGCACGCTCCCGGACAGCCTGCGGTTCGTGCTCGTCGGGGGCGCACCCTGCCCGGAGGAGCTGATCGGGCGCTGCCGGGACTACTCAGTGCCGATCTGCCCGACGTACGGGATGACCGAGACTGCCTCGCAGGTCGCGACCGCGCGCCACGAGGAGGCGTACGACCACCCCGACACCGTCGGCCGGCCGCTGCTCTGGACCGACGTGACCGTCGTCGACTCCGCGGGCAGCCCGGTCGAGCCCGGCGAGTCGGGCGAGCTGGTGGTCCGTGGGCCGACGGTGACGCCCGGCTACTACGACGACCCCGCGGCGACCGGCGAGGCGATCGGCGCCCACGGCCTCCACACCGGCGACGTGGGGTATCGCGACGAGAACGGGCGGCTGTACGTGCTGAACCGGCTGGACGACCGCATCCTCACCGGCGGCGAGAACGTCGACCCCGGCGAGGTCGTCGAGGCGGTCCGGACCCACGCGGCCGTCGATGACGCCGCCGTCGTGGGGCTGGACGACCCCGAGTGGGGTGAAGAGGTCGCCGCGCTGCTCGTCCCGGCCGGCGAGGGCGTGGATATCGACGACCTCGAAGCCCACCTTCGCGAGCGCCTCGCCGGCTTCAAGCTCCCGCGAACGATCGGGATCGCCGAGGAACTCCCCCGAACCGTCTCCGGTACCGTCGAACGCGACGCCGTCCGGGAGCGACTGCGCGAGGAGGACGTGGCGTCGATCGGTCGCGACCAGCCGAGCGCCCGTGCTGCCAGCGACGCCGAGAGCGTCCGTGCGGTCGCTCGCGATGCGGCCGAGGACGAACCGGCCGAACTCCCGGAGGGCGAGTCGCCGTCGGATGGGGAAACTGACGACTCTGACCGAACCACCGACAAGGAGCCCGTGCTGGATCGGGAGCCGGCCGCCGCAGGGGAGAGCGCGACCGAGGACGCCGGCGCGGCTCGTGCGCCCCTCGACGACGATCGGGATGGAGACAGCGCGCTCGACGTGGGCGACGCCGCGGACGAAACACGACTGGGCGGCGCCGCACTCTCGTCGTCGCACGACGCCGCTGACGCCCCGAGCGACCGACTCACTGGCGGTGCAGTCGGTTCCGACGACGAGGAGTCGATAGCCGACGACCGCGAACACGGGACGGACGACGGCGGAGTCCCACTCGCCGCCGACACGGAGGATCGCGATTCCGAGGAGGACGGGGCCGATGCCGCGGACGGGGAGCCCGAAGGTGAGGGAACCGACGGGGGTGACGCCAGAGTCGACGACACCGAGGAACCAGCGTCGGACGACGCGTAGCCGGAAACGGTGGACCACGGGGGGCCAGTTCTGGGTGGCTTTTTGCCCGCTCGCGCCCATCGTTAGGTATGGATCTGCTCGACGAGGGGATCGTCCCCGAGCACGCACGCGAGGCGAAAGCCGAGGCCAGAGCGTTCGCGGAGGACGAGATCATGCCCGTCGCCGCCGAGAAGTTCGACGCCGGCGAGTACCCGTGGGACGTGCTGGAGGCCGGGATGGACGCCGGGCTCGTCGCCGCCGATCTGCCCGAGGAGCTGGGCGGGCGGGGGTTCGACATCCAGCAGATCCTCGCGATCGCCGAGGAGTTCTACCGCGCCGACGCGGGGATCGGGCTGACGCTGATGCTCGCCTCCTTCGGCTGTGAGCTGGTCGAACAGTACGGCAGCGAGGCCCAACACGAGGAGTACCTCCGGCCGGTCGCCCAGAACGACCAGATATCCGGGCTCGCCGTCTCCGAGCCCGACACCGGCTCCGACCTCGCGGGGATGAGCACCAGCGCCGAGAAGGAGGGCGACGAGTGGGTGCTCAACGGCGAGAAGTACTGGGTCGGCAACGCCGTCGAGGCCGACTGGCTCACCGTCTACGCCAAGACCGGCGACCGCGACGACCGCTACGGCAACTACTCGCTGTTCATCGTCCCGACGGACGCCCCGGGGTACGAGGCCGAACACATCCCCGAGAAGATGGGGATGCGCGCCTCCAAGCAGGGCCACATCGTCTTCGACGACTGTCGGATCCCCGAGGAGAACCTCGTCGGCACCGAGGGCGGCGGCTTCTACGCGCTGGCGGACTTCTTCAACCACGGCCGCGTCGTCGTCGGCGGCCACGGGCTGGGGATCGCCGCCGCCGCGATCGAAGAGGCCGAGGCGTTCGTCCACGAGCGCGAAGGGTTCGGTCGCAACATCAACGAGTTCCAGTCGGTTCAGCACATCCTCGCGGACATGCAGACGGAGTTCCGCGCGGCCCGCGCGCTGAACTGGCAGGCCGCCGAGAAGGTGAAGAACCACGACAACCCCGGCTACTGGGCGGCGATGGCCAAGACCAAGTCGACCGAGGTCGCCGTCGACGTGGCCGAGCGTGGGATGCAGCTCCACGGCGGCCGCTCGATCTTCACGGACCGCCGGATCGCCCGGGCGTACCGCGACGCCCGCATCCCCGTGATCTACGAGGGGGCCAACGAGATCCAGCGGAATCTGATCTACCGACAGACGCCGCGGTAGGCCTCACCCGCCGCTTCTCATACGCCGAGCTCGCCCTGCACGATCTCGATCCCGTCCTCCACGGCTGCCATCGTCACCGAACGGTCGCGCTCGACGGAGAACAGACAGCCCTGTTTCGGCCCGTCGGCGACCCTGACCACCCACGAGCGTTCGAACGTCCGGACGACCGCTTCCAGGCTCCCCAGCCGGAACGACGACTCGACGGCCGGCGCGTCGAGCTGGTGGACGATGGTGTTGTCGACGAGCGTCCTGATCTCGTCGTCGCTGTACTGTGCGGCCACGTCGTCCCGGAGGGAGTGATCGAACTCCCCGCTGTCGTACCTGATCACCCCACGGAGTGCGGTCCCGAGCCGATCCGCGAGGGCGGCGTGGATCGTCCCGGCGTCGATATCCCCCATAGCGCCGACTGTTGCCGTAGGGGCAAAAAGCTCCGTATCCCCGGCGCGGCCCGGAGAAAGAACTACGGTGGTTCCCACGTCCCGTAGGGCATGGACAGGCTCACCGGCGGCGAGGCAGTCGTCGCACAGCTCGAATGCGAGGGTGTCGACGTGGCCTTCGGGATCCCGGGCGTTCACACGCTGGAGATCTACGACGCGCTGCTCGACAGCGGGATCGACCACGTCACTACCCGGCACGAGCAGGGCGCGGGGTTCGGCGCCGACGGCTACGCGCGGGCGACCGGCCGCGTCGGCGTCTGCTTCGTCATCACCGGCCCCGGGCTCACCAACGTCGCGACCGCGGTGGGGCAGGCGTACTCCGACTCCTCGCCGATGCTGGTGCTCTCCACGACGAACGCGACCAACGAGGCCGACCGCGGGAAGGGCCACCTTCACGAGCTCAAAGACCAGCGGGGCGTGATGGAGTCGATCGCCGCCGAGAGCTACCACGTCGACCGCGTCGCTGACGTGCCGGAGACGATCGCCGACGCGTTCGACTACCTCGACCGACACCGACCCCGTCCCGTTCACGTCCAGATCCCGACGGACGTGCTCGAACGCGCGGAGCCGGTCGAACTGATCGACCGCACCCCCACCGAGCCGCCGGGGCCGGACGCCGAGCGCATCGACGAGGCGGCCGGGATGCTCGCCGATGCGGAGCGTCCCCTGCTCGTCGTCGGTGGTGGCACCGTCGACGCCGCCGACTCGGTGCGCGCGTTCGTCGAGGAGGCCGATATTCCCGTGATCACTACGGCCGCGGGGAAAGGCGTCGTCCCCGCGGAGCACGACTGCTGTGTCGCGACGGCGCTGGGCCACGAGCCCGCGGCCGAGTTCGTCGCAAGCCGCGATCTCGTGCTCGCGGTCGGGACGGAGCTGAGCGCACAGGACTCGGGCGACACTCCGTTCCCCGACGAACTGATCCACGTCGACATCGACCCGACGGATATCGGGAACAACCACGAGACTGCGCTGGGAATCGTCGGCGACGCGGGCGAAACGCTCGACGCGCTCACCGAACGGGCGAGCGAGCGCGGCCTCTCCTTCGACGGCCCGACCGAGGCCGCCGACGCGGGGCCGGATCCACTCTCGATCGGCGACGAGGACGACCGACTCCACCTGCTTGCGGTGCTGCGGGAGGCGCTCGACGACGACGCGGTGGTCGTCAACGACATGACGAAGGTGAGCTACGCCGCGCGGACGCGGTTCCCGACCGGCGCGCCGCGGTCGTTCCTGTTCCCCCGCGGGTTCGGCACGCTGGGGTTCAGCCCGCCCGCGGCGTTCGGTGCCGCGATCGGCAGCGATCGACAGGTGGTGTCGCTGGTCGGCGACGGCGGCTCGCTGTTCACGATCGGCGACCTCGCGACCGCGGTGCAGTACGAGCTCGGCGTGCCGATCGTTCTCTGTAACGACGACTCCTACGACATCCTCGAGGACGTCCAGCGCCGGGACTACGGGCGGACGATGGCCACCGACATCGAGAACCCCGACTTCGTCGAGATGGCGGAGAGTTTCGGCGCCGCCGCACGGCGGATCGAGTTCGGCGACGTGGCCGACGAGCTGCCCGGCGCGCTCGCGGCGGCGTTCGACCGCGATCGGCCGACGCTGATCGAGGTGCCCGTAGAGTTCTGACAACGCTGAAGAGCCCCCGGCCGCATGGGCACCTATGCGACTGCAGGAGTACTGGGGCGTCGGCCCGAAGACGGCCGAACTGCTCGAAACCGAGTTGGGCGTCGAGCGCGCCGTTCGCGCCATCGAGTCCGCGGACGTGAGCACGCTCGTCGACGCGGGGCTCCCGCGCGGCCGGGCGACGCGCATCCTCCGGCGGGCCACGGGCGCGGCCGGGCTGGACACGCTGGGCACCGGCGACGCCCGCGACGTGTACGGCGACCTGCTCGAACTGGCCGCGGGCGAGGCACTGACCGGCGGCGCCGCTGACCGGATCCGCGTGCTCACGCCGCTGGCGAGCCACGAGGCCGCCGACGAACGGCTGGACCGCATCGATCAGGCACGCGAGGTGTGGACCGACCTCGGCGAGGACGACCGGGAACGCGTGATCGGGGCGTTCGCGAGCTACGACGAGGCCGGCGGCGGCCGTCGCGCGGCCGTCGATGCCGCGCTGGAACTCCGTCGCGCGGGCACGAACGAGAGCGGCCCGTTCGACCGGCTGGCCGAACTGGACGCCGACGCGCTCGAAGCCGCCGTCGACGCGCTGGCGGCTGTCGAGGGCGAATTCGGCGACGGCGACGAGCCACTGTCGGTCGGGGCGGGCGCCGACGAGCGCCTCGACGAGCTCCGGACCCAGCTCGCCGCCGCGAGGCGGCTGGACGACGCCGCGCTCGACGTGTTGGAGACCGTCCGCGGGCAGGGCGTCCGGTCGCTGGAGGCGTTCCAGAGCGCGGTGATCTCCTACGTCGCCGAGGAGACCGGCGTGACCGCGAGCGAAGTCCGGTCGGTCGCGCCCGACGAGGCCCGCGACGAGACGGATTTCGTCTCCGCGACGCTTCGTGCGCTGGTCGGCGACCTGGAGGGGCAGGTCGCGGATCGCGAGGCGACCGTGGCGGCCGATCTCCGGGAGACGTTGGACGACGCCGGCGAGGGGATCGAGGCCGCGGTCGACGCGGTCGACGAACTCGCCTTCGACCTCTCGCTCGCGCGCTTCGCCGCGAGCCACGACCTCACGCGGCCGACGCTGGTCGAGGACGGGCTCGCAGTTCGGGGCGCACGAAACCTCTTCATCGACGGCGACGTCCAGCCGGTCACCTACGGCGTCGGGACGCACTCCGTCGACGGCGGCCGAGACGCGACGGGCGAAGCGGCGCCCGACCCGCCCTCTGGCGACCGTGTGACGGTGCTAACGGGGGCGAACTCCGGCGGGAAGACGACGCTGCTGGAGACGCTCTGTGGCGTGGCGCTGTTGGCGGCGATGGGGCTGCCCGTCCCAGCCGAGCGCGCGGAGGTCGGGCGGTTCGACACGGTCGTGTTCCACCGCCGCCACGCCTCGTTCAACGCGGGCGTACTGGAGTCGACGCTGCGCTCGGTCGTGCCGCCGCTGACTGGCGAAGGGCGAGCGCTGATGCTGGTCGACGAGTTCGAGGCGATCACCGAGCCCGGCCGGGCGGCTGACCTGCTGAACGGGCTGGTCGACCTGACCGTCGACCGCGGCGCGCTGGGCGTGTTCGTCACCCACCTCGCGGAGGATCTCTCGCCGCTGCCCGATACCGCCCGCATCGACGGCATCTTCGCCGAGGGGCTGACCGACGACCTCGGCCTGCGCGTCGACTACCAGCCCCGGTTCGGCACCGTCGGGCGCTCGACGCCGGAGTTCATCGTCTCGCGGCTGGTCGCGAACGCCGGCGACCGCGACGAGCGCGCGGCGTTCCGCTCGCTGGCGGCCGCGGTGGGAGAGGAGGCGGTCCAGCGGACGCTGTCGGACGCGGAGTGGCAGGGTTAGCGCCGGAGCAGCACCAGCGCGAGCCCGCCGCCGCCGAGTACGATCGCGGCGCTGACGAGCAGCCCGGTCACGTCGCCGCCCCCGGTGGGCGCGTCGGTCGGCGTCGCCGAGTCGGTCGCCGTCGGCTCGGCCTCGGAGACGAACAGCGTCCCCGTGTCGGTGGTGCCGTCCGCGCCACCGGCCGCGACTTCGAGGCTGTACTCGCCCGCGTCGAGTGCGGCGGGGACAGTGCCCTCAGAGTTGACAGTGATCTCGTCGCCGCTGGAGACGCTGACGGTCTCGCCCTCGCGGCCGGCGAGCTCGGTGTCGAAGTAGACGGTTGCGGTGCCGTCGCCGTCGGCGTCACGGACCTGCAGATCGAGCTCGTAGCCCGCGCGCTCGCTGCCGACGGTGACGTCGGCGGTGTCGGTTCCGTCGAACCGGAGTTCGATCCCGGCCACGTCACCGCGGAGGGTGTCGACCACCGACTCCGTCAGTTCGACGGTCGGCCCGTCCTCGGAGTCGTTCGAGGCGGGCGTCTCCGTCGTCGTCTGTTCGGGAATCGGCGTCGGCGTGTCGCTGGGCGGCGTCTCCGCGCAGTCGCCGTCGCACAGGATTACCTCACCGTCCGCGTTGGCCGAGTGTGTCCCGTCCTCGGTGCTGGCTTCGACGCTGAACGTCGCCCCTGCGTCGAGGAACGAGAAGTTGAACGCGGTCGCCCACGTGCCGTCCTCGGTCACGACCGCGGTCGAGGTGCGGAAGAACCGCGGCTGGGTGTCGCCGGTCGACTGGAGGGAGACGACGATCTCGGTCCCGGTCGGCTCCGCGGCGGTGCCGGAGACGACCTGCGTGCTGCCGTTGGCGACCGTCACCGCGTCGCCCTCGTAGTCGATGGTGACGTCGTCGTCGGGTTCGGGTGTTGGCTCGACGCAGTCGCCGTCACAGGCGACGATCTCGCCGGTCGCGTTGGCCGTCGAATCGCCCGCCTCGACGGTCACGTTGAACGTCCCGCCGGCGGTCTGCTCCGAGAAGTCGAACGTGGCGCTCCACGTGCCGTTCCCGTCGACGGTCGGGGACTTGGTCTTGAGAAACTTCGGCTGGGTGTCGCCAGTCGCGCGGGTCCGGACCTCGACGGACTCGCCCTCGGCCACGTCGGCCGTGCCGGAGATCGTCTGGGCGCTGCCGTTCGCGACGGTGACCGACTCGCCCTCGTAGTCGATGCTGACACCGTCTGTCGTCTGCGTGGCGGTAGCGGCCGGTGCGGCGAGCGTCGGTAGTAGCACCGAGAGCGCCACGAGGCCGGCGAGGGCAACGGCACGGCGCTGTCCGTTCATCGGTCCCACCTCCGTTGTTGGCGGGTAGTCGGAGTGTCCGGTTCGGGTGTCGTCCGTAGCGATGCCGTGGAGGGCATACGCGAACCGTGGGCCCGGTTTACTGAAAAACGGCCGATAGCTTCGACGCGGTTTTACGCTACTGACACCGTTCGGAGGGTTGATAGCTCCGCGGGCCGTTCGGCCGCCGATGGCGCCTCGCTTTTCCACCCCGCGACTCAGCCGCCGTCGGGCGATGACGGTCGCTGGCGGCGCCGTCGCTGCGGCGCTAGCGACGGTGGGAACTCCGGACCGGTCCGAGGGGACGGAGCCGTTCACTGAGGGATCGACCCCCCTCGAACAGATCCACAGCATCGGCATTACTGGGGAGGACGTCCGTGTCGGGGTACTCGACCCGACCGGCTTCGACCCCGAGCACCCCGCGCTGGTGGACGCCGTGACCGGGCTGCGGGCGTTCGACGGCTCCCCCGTGGTCGTCGACGACGCCAGCCACGGCACCGAGGCGGCGGCGACGGTCGCCCGCGCCGCGCCCGATGCGGCCCTGTTGCTCGCGACGTTCGAGCGCGCGTCGGGGTTCGAGCGCGGACTCGACTGGTTCCGGGAGATGGGCGTCGACGTGGTGCTCGCGCCCGTCGCGGCCCACGGCGCGGCCGCGGTCGGTGACAGTCCGGTGAACCGCGCCGCGGAAGCGGCAGTCGAGGCGGGCGTTACACTCGTCGCGCCGACGGGGAACGCGGCGCGGGGCCACTGGCAGGGGCCGCTAGGAGCGATCGCGTCGACCGGGGATTCGCTGACGCTACTGGACCTGGAGTCACGCGCCGCGGACGAGCCGCCGGTTGGGAGTCTTACGGTCTGGCTGGGCTGTCGGGCCCCCGATCCGCCGGCGCTCTCGCTCGCGCTCATCCGCCGGACACAGACCGGCGACGGCCGACAGCTGATCGCGCTCTCTCAGTCCGAGCGGCCGGGGCTGGAACGGCTGACGGCCGAACTCGAGCCCGGGCGGTACGCACTGGAGCTCAGGCTCCCGGACCGATCGAGCGTCCCCGAGGGGTTCGCGACGGCACCCGTCTCGATGAGGGCGCCGGGCTACCGACTCTCCCCTGCGCGGCCGGCCGGGAGCGTCGCCGCGCCCGCCAGCGCGCCGGGGGTCGTCGGCGTTGGTTCACGCAAGGAGGGGGGCGCCGCAGCCTACAGCGGACGCGGGCCGACACCGGACGGCGGCTTCGGAGTCGATCTCGTCGCCGAACCCCGACCCTGGCCGACGGTCGAGGACCCCGGAACCTCCGGTGCGGCCGCACAGGTCGCCGGAGTGGCGGCGTTAGTCGCCGACACACGCGGGGACGAGGCGGCGAGGGAGCGCGTCGGAGGAATTCTCCGGGCGACGGCGACCTCGATGAGCGACGACGACGGCCCGACGTTCACGACCGGACACGGCGTCGTCGACCCGCTGGCGGCGGTCCGCCGGGCGCGCGGAACCGACTAAAACGACGTTTTAAGCGACACCGGGATTGATGTGGCCGCTGCTCCCAGTACCGATATGTCGTCCCCGATCGCCCGGCTCGGCTCGAAGTCGTTCGGTAGCGAAGCCGAGCCGACAGTCGTCGACGTGAACGGCGACGACGCCGACACGGTGCTGGACGCGCTGAGCTCCGACACCGCGCGGGCGCTGTACTGCGAGATCAACGAGGAGCCCGCCCCGCCGTCGGTGCTCGCGCGGCGGCTCGACAGCTCGGTTCAGAACGTCCACTACCACCTCTCGAACCTCGAGTC from Halolamina sediminis encodes:
- a CDS encoding AMP-binding protein: MHDWLAHRARSTPDREALVNASSGNAWTYATLDETVEEMAGRLAALGVAEGDHLAAAMETGVEEVCLIHAAMRLGAVLVPLPPEFTPPELAERFDRADVDAVVCDADTESQVRGAVEGAEPWLPVFTIDEAEWNDATPLSDAEPGAFTPSTWERENTQLLLFTSGTTGEAKAVQLTTGNLLSSATASAFRLGIDPTDRWLVPLSLHHMGGIAPVLRSTLYGTTVIVRESFDPGGTVDDLREYDATCISLVPTMLRRMLESRGTLPDSLRFVLVGGAPCPEELIGRCRDYSVPICPTYGMTETASQVATARHEEAYDHPDTVGRPLLWTDVTVVDSAGSPVEPGESGELVVRGPTVTPGYYDDPAATGEAIGAHGLHTGDVGYRDENGRLYVLNRLDDRILTGGENVDPGEVVEAVRTHAAVDDAAVVGLDDPEWGEEVAALLVPAGEGVDIDDLEAHLRERLAGFKLPRTIGIAEELPRTVSGTVERDAVRERLREEDVASIGRDQPSARAASDAESVRAVARDAAEDEPAELPEGESPSDGETDDSDRTTDKEPVLDREPAAAGESATEDAGAARAPLDDDRDGDSALDVGDAADETRLGGAALSSSHDAADAPSDRLTGGAVGSDDEESIADDREHGTDDGGVPLAADTEDRDSEEDGADAADGEPEGEGTDGGDARVDDTEEPASDDA
- a CDS encoding thiamine pyrophosphate-binding protein, with product MDRLTGGEAVVAQLECEGVDVAFGIPGVHTLEIYDALLDSGIDHVTTRHEQGAGFGADGYARATGRVGVCFVITGPGLTNVATAVGQAYSDSSPMLVLSTTNATNEADRGKGHLHELKDQRGVMESIAAESYHVDRVADVPETIADAFDYLDRHRPRPVHVQIPTDVLERAEPVELIDRTPTEPPGPDAERIDEAAGMLADAERPLLVVGGGTVDAADSVRAFVEEADIPVITTAAGKGVVPAEHDCCVATALGHEPAAEFVASRDLVLAVGTELSAQDSGDTPFPDELIHVDIDPTDIGNNHETALGIVGDAGETLDALTERASERGLSFDGPTEAADAGPDPLSIGDEDDRLHLLAVLREALDDDAVVVNDMTKVSYAARTRFPTGAPRSFLFPRGFGTLGFSPPAAFGAAIGSDRQVVSLVGDGGSLFTIGDLATAVQYELGVPIVLCNDDSYDILEDVQRRDYGRTMATDIENPDFVEMAESFGAAARRIEFGDVADELPGALAAAFDRDRPTLIEVPVEF
- a CDS encoding DUF4350 domain-containing protein; amino-acid sequence: MRRRALLKMAAAGALLGSVGVSTSTSALAATGTIDSLVFDSTASQLNADGEPLTDDSLVAVWAAETATNVDEDGNGDAVVYPDDGDIPLVSSDGGVVGFGAPIVDNGSAFGFGNEEFVLNVLDAEADGSAVAFDDGHGQFYDSGSFSQFSSYAEDNGYEVDATADLAGALPDADAAIVTSPSVAFTDDELDALATFVDDGGALLLFDQSDFSNYDATDNLNEIASALDLGFRFNDDQVIDEENNDGIGFVPTTDRFNADAFDYFADRPGIAPPELEKGQQYEVDVIDVADGDTADVRFPNGWVDTVRILGIDTPETGETDENLAEWEGLSDEAYLKARGDAASAFAWEKLGDETVSIRFDDEEPLRGDFGRLLAYVDVDQDGDGSYEYPYNRAAVREGYARVYDSGFGQHDSFLQEEFAARDEGLRLWAESHPDASETIRNGEVTQLFAPYAASVRTADGAIDSKRVPVAASSTATQQDADLTYDGDVPLVGIDQHARVAMAGSALVDEQFEDEEYPDVSEYGNYAFLTSLLDRLADREGDVLIDGGHGQFGADRSIGAEDAADYLRYLEGVDLGFEQVNDLTGGLLERGRAILISAPAEPFADEEITALQEFVADGGGVVLLGGDVPAEHRENLDAVAEGLATDLRLGSGYVVDEESNLADDATLPTTANFDDWYRLFGGYDADTNYKGPRAGPGVPGKSGKGPGKGKGNGKSKGHGD
- a CDS encoding DNA mismatch repair protein; its protein translation is MRLQEYWGVGPKTAELLETELGVERAVRAIESADVSTLVDAGLPRGRATRILRRATGAAGLDTLGTGDARDVYGDLLELAAGEALTGGAADRIRVLTPLASHEAADERLDRIDQAREVWTDLGEDDRERVIGAFASYDEAGGGRRAAVDAALELRRAGTNESGPFDRLAELDADALEAAVDALAAVEGEFGDGDEPLSVGAGADERLDELRTQLAAARRLDDAALDVLETVRGQGVRSLEAFQSAVISYVAEETGVTASEVRSVAPDEARDETDFVSATLRALVGDLEGQVADREATVAADLRETLDDAGEGIEAAVDAVDELAFDLSLARFAASHDLTRPTLVEDGLAVRGARNLFIDGDVQPVTYGVGTHSVDGGRDATGEAAPDPPSGDRVTVLTGANSGGKTTLLETLCGVALLAAMGLPVPAERAEVGRFDTVVFHRRHASFNAGVLESTLRSVVPPLTGEGRALMLVDEFEAITEPGRAADLLNGLVDLTVDRGALGVFVTHLAEDLSPLPDTARIDGIFAEGLTDDLGLRVDYQPRFGTVGRSTPEFIVSRLVANAGDRDERAAFRSLAAAVGEEAVQRTLSDAEWQG
- a CDS encoding acyl-CoA dehydrogenase family protein, which translates into the protein MDLLDEGIVPEHAREAKAEARAFAEDEIMPVAAEKFDAGEYPWDVLEAGMDAGLVAADLPEELGGRGFDIQQILAIAEEFYRADAGIGLTLMLASFGCELVEQYGSEAQHEEYLRPVAQNDQISGLAVSEPDTGSDLAGMSTSAEKEGDEWVLNGEKYWVGNAVEADWLTVYAKTGDRDDRYGNYSLFIVPTDAPGYEAEHIPEKMGMRASKQGHIVFDDCRIPEENLVGTEGGGFYALADFFNHGRVVVGGHGLGIAAAAIEEAEAFVHEREGFGRNINEFQSVQHILADMQTEFRAARALNWQAAEKVKNHDNPGYWAAMAKTKSTEVAVDVAERGMQLHGGRSIFTDRRIARAYRDARIPVIYEGANEIQRNLIYRQTPR